A window of Elusimicrobiota bacterium genomic DNA:
GGCCGTTAAAATCCGACACTCGGTTGGGGCCGTCCACGTTGCGATAGGAATCTGCGCGGCTTAACGTCCCCTCGACCTGCCCCCAAGCATGAACCGTATGGGAAGGAGCGAATCGCCAGGCCGCGGCTAAGCCCACATTGCCGTCGAGCATCATTTGGCTGTCCGCGCTCGAGAGCGCCCATGCTTCAACGCCGGCGAATGGAGCCATCGCGACATTGCGCGCGAATCGAATGACCGGGATAGCGTCTCCGTAAAAATGTCCGGCGCCGGCATGCTCTTCGATGGCGCCGCGCGAATTCGAATCATAGGGCAAACGAATGCTGGGCTCGGAACGCAAATAAAGATAACTGCCGGTCACGGCCGCCATGGAATAAAGAACAGGACCCTCGGATTCGGCGGAAACCGTGCCCGTGACATAAGGCGACGGCTGCAAAGTCGCATAAGGAATGCTTGGGCCGCCCAATAAATTTGTGCCGCTGATCATGCCGGCGCGCAACCCGACTCTAAAAATAGGCCAATAATAATCGCCCGAAGCCTCAATGCGATGATCTTCAATCGTCGTCAAGGCCCTGCCGCCCAAAGGCCGGGGAGGGATGGCATCCGGCCACAGCCTGTATCCGGACCCATGCGCGTCCTCGGGTTGTTCCCGGTTCTCTTCTTCGCCCGCGTCAGCATGAACCGGCACAGCCGCGATTTTTTCGGAACTTCTTTTGCCTTTTCTTCCGGCGCTGTCAAAACGAACGTCCAATTCATCAGCGTCATCAAAAGCCTCGGCGTTCTGCCCAAAAGACGAGTAGGGGCCTCCGATGAACAATAAAACGATAAGGGGTCCGGACAAACGAAAACAACCCAATCTCACAATATAAGTTTTACCCGAAACCAACAGGTTTTGATGGGACTTTAGCCTTAAAAAACAGCATTTAAGTCCTATTTTTAGGCTAGGACTTTAGTCCTACATTCCAATCTTTCCGTCGAAAAACGCCTGGAATACGCAGGAAAGTCCTGGTACCCTTAGCTGGAGCGATCCACTGGCATGAAAAAGGCTGCTTTATCTCTGCTCGCGCAAATTTTATGTTTTAACGCCCTTTTATTGGCGGAAGTTGAACCCCCCCGATGCCCACCTGCTCAACCTGTGCCTACAGCGGATGCCGGAGATGCCGCCGACGCTCAAACGCCCCCTGAATCCCCCACCCCTGAGCCTCGCTCGATTTACGAAATCATCTGCAATAGCTGGACCGTAGTTTCAGCTCATTTGACCGCGGCGCACTCGGGTTCAGCGGCGCTCATCAATTCATTTCAAACCGTCAATCCTGAAATTTTTGAGGTGTCGGCCGTGGGCTGCCTGCCGGAAGAAACGGAGCGGGAACAGATTCTGCCCTTGGTCAAAGAATGGCCATTGGAACAGAAAGCGCAAATGACCTTCTGCGCCCTGGAAACGATGCAGCGCAATCGAACGGCCTTAGGCGTGATCGCCGGCCAACGCCTGGGCGCCCGCCAGCAAGGCGCTCTTTCAGCCGCGGCCCGACGCCAGCGCAAAGCAGCTGAAGCGGCGCCCGCCGATCAAGCCGTCGATTTGGCGGCCAACATCGACGGCCAGGGGCAACAAAGTCAAGATTCGCCGGAAGTTCCTGATCCCGTGCTTGCGAACACGGATGCCGGCTCAGACGCCCCGCGCCGCAGCGGCAGAAGACAAGACGGTTCCAAAACCAAACTTCCCGTCTTCCGAGTTGGGACACCCTAGGATTTACGAATAACGTCATAGACAACTTCCTGCTCGGCATCCATTTTTAGCACCCGCCTCTTGATTTCACCGGAACCAGGCAAAGCGTACTCCAACTCATACATATTCTGCGTCAATTCGGCGGCTCGTTTCACGCTGATGGCAGCGCCATGCTTTTTGAGCAGATATTCCAGTTCCTTGTAAATAGCGTAGGCGACAAAAGCAATAGAGATATGCGCCTCGATTCTGCGTCTTAAATAATGATGGATGGGGCGGACTCTGAGGTCCGTTTTAGAAATACGGAAGGCATTTTCGATCTGCCACAATTGGACATAGTTTTGCGCCACCTCTTTAGCTGAAAGCTCGGTATTGGTCATATAACCTTTAAGGCCGTCCCAGTGGTGGTCCGATTTCACTTTATCCTCGTCAATAGAAACGTTGGCCTCTCCCCGGATGGTTAAGAAACGGTTGTAGCCGCGGTTATTGATACTTTGCTTGGTTAAGCGTCCTGATTTTATCTGAATGCGTAATTTCTTAAGACCCCGTTCGCGGTTGGCGGCGTCCTTTTTAGCGCGTTTCTCGGAATAGGTCACGACCAAGCGGGTTGCGTTATCCTTTTTCAAAATAAAACTGTCTCCATCCGTCATGCCCTGGGTAGCCTTGAGTATTTCGGCTTTGGTTTCTTCGCTTTCATTTTTGATGCGCGCGCCGATGATAAACTGATAGCCTTCTTGGGCCAGGTTTTTAAGATTCTG
This region includes:
- a CDS encoding transposase → QNLKNLAQEGYQFIIGARIKNESEETKAEILKATQGMTDGDSFILKKDNATRLVVTYSEKRAKKDAANRERGLKKLRIQIKSGRLTKQSINNRGYNRFLTIRGEANVSIDEDKVKSDHHWDGLKGYMTNTELSAKEVAQNYVQLWQIENAFRISKTDLRVRPIHHYLRRRIEAHISIAFVAYAIYKELEYLLKKHGAAISVKRAAELTQNMYELEYALPGSGEIKRRVLKMDAEQEVVYDVIRKS